Below is a window of Moorella thermoacetica DNA.
ATAATCAGGCCCTTTAACACCTACGGGCCACGCCAGTCAGCCCGGGCCGTTATCCCTACGATTATCACCCAGCTGTTAAGTGGCCGGGAGGAGATCCGGCTGGGCAATTTGGCACCGACGCGGGACTTTAACTTTGTTGAAGACACAGTGAACGGCTTTATCACGGCAGGTCTTTCCCCTCATACAGTGGGCGAAGTAGTTAACATTGGGAGCGGCCGGGAAATAAGTATCGGCGAGCTGGTTGAGCTGATAGGACAATTGATCGGGATAAAGGTGAAAGTCCGGGTGGATGCGGAACGTTACCGCCCTGAAGCGAGCGAAGTAGAGCGTTTATGCTGTGATAACCGCAAAGCGAACCGGCTGGCAGGCTGGCGACCAGAATACTCCTTAAGTCAAGGACTGGCAATAACAATCGAGTGGTTTAAAAATCACCTGGCTTTATATAAAGCCGGGCAATATAACGTATAAGGCGGCGCCTTATTGATGCAGGAAATTAAGATACCGTTGGACTGGCCTAATATCAGTGAGTTAGAGCGTGATTATATCTTAAAAGCTTTAGCAAGCGGCTATGTCTCTTCAGCAGGACCGCTGGTAAGGGAGTTTGAGCAGCGATTTGCCGCTTATTTAGGTATCAGACACGCAGTAGCGGTGGTAAACGGCACGGCCGGCCTGCACCTGGCCTTGAAATTATTGGGGATCGGACCTGGGGACGAAGTTATTGTGCCCGCCCTTACCTTCATTGCCACGGTAAATCCGGTCGTATACGCTGGGGCCAGGCCGGTAGTGGTCGACGTTGATCCCTGGACGTGGAACATCGATCCTGCCGCGATAGAAAAAACCATTACCAAGCATACACGAGCGATTATACCGGTTCACCTCTACGGCAACCCGGCCGATATGGATGCCATCCTGGGATTGGCCCGGGAGTACGGGCTGTACGTCATCGAAGATGCAACCGAAGCTTTAGGTTCAACTTACAAAGGAAAGAAAGCAGGTACCTTCGGGCATATAGGCGTTTTTAGCTTCAACGGCAATAAAATTATCACTACCGGCGGCGGGGGGATGCTGGTAACAGAGGACCCGGAACTGGCTCGCAGAGCCAGAATCCTGGTCAACCAGGGCAGGGAACCTGGGGAAACCGAGTATGAGCATAAGGAGATAGGCTTCAATTACCGGTTGACCAACCTCCAGGCGGCCCTGGGCCTGGCGCAGCTGGAACGCCTGCCGGAATTTTTGGCGACTAAAAGGCGCAATGCGGCGATTTATCGCCGGGATCTATATAATGTTTCAGGAATTAGCTGGCAACAAGAATTACCTGGGGCAGAGAGCAATTGGTGGTTATTCTCAATTTTAGTTGACAAGAAAAAGTATGGCTTGGATAAGCTAGAGCTTATGCAATACCTGAGGAAAGAGGGTATCCAGATCAGGCCGTTATTTAAGCCTCTTAACTGGCAGCAGTGCTATAGAGCATACAATTTTAATCATTGCCCAATAGCAGAAGCATTATATATGTCAGGGTTAAACTTACCCAGTGCTAGTTCTTTAAGAGAGAAAGATATAATGTATGTAATAAGGAGTATAAAAATATGAATATCTTATTTACATCGGCAGGTCGTAGAGTTGAATTGATAAAATTATTTCAGGAAGTACAAGAAGTAGATCGAGTTATAGCAGTAGATATAGGCAATACTGCTCCAACTCTATATTGCGCAGACAAAGGTTTTGTTATCCCCAAAGAAGGTTCCGATAATTATCTTGATGTACTGCTGGAAATATGCCGTAAATATAATATACACATGATTATACCGCTCTTTGATTTGGAGCTTCCTTTTCTTTCAAAACTGAAGGAAACTTTTCATAAAGAAGGAGTTGTTGTTTTAATCTCCTCACCTCACGTAATCGAAATTTGTTTAGATAAACTTCAAACTGCAAAATTTTTTAATGAACACCAGATACCTACTCCTTTAACATATACACCAGAAGATTTTTTATCAAGGGACATACAAGGTTTCGATGGTCAATTTATTGTTAAACCCCGTTTTGGATCTTCCGGTAAAGGTGTAAACAAATGTAATACCAAAGAAGAAATTAATTATTTTATAAGACAAAATGAGACATATATTATTCAAGAATTTATTAGGGGTTATGAAGTTACCCTAGATGTTTTATGTGATTTTAAAGGTAATTGCATTTCGATCGTTCCGCGAAAACGTCTTAAAGTACGTGGAGGAGAAGTAGAAAGAGCAGTAACTATTGAAGCACCAAATCTTTTAAAAATAACCCAGGAAATTGTCTCTAAATTAAACGCAGTAGGGCCTATAAACATTCAATGCTTTATTACTGAACAAGGACCTGTTTTTACAGAGATTAACCCAAGATTTGGTGGCGGATACCCCCTTTCCTATCATGCTGGTGCGGATTTTCCTAAAATGATTGTTAAAATGGCCTTAGGAGAAAAGATTGCTCCACGAATTGGAATTTATAGGAGAAATTTATATATGCTAAGATATGATACGGCAATTTATAAAGGAGAGGATGAATTGATTGATCAAAGTTGCTATCTTTGATTTAGATGATACCTTATATAATGAATTGGATTTTGTAAAAAGTGGTTATTTAGCTGTTGCGCGAGAAATTTCACGATACGTTGGAATGAAAACAGAGGATATTTATCTCGACATATGGGCGTTATATTATGAGAACAAGGAGTTTGTTTTTGATCGTTTATTAAAACTTTATGGTATAAACAATCAATACAGCCCTGAAATGCTATTACATTTATATAGAAATCATAAATCTAATATTAAGCTTTTCAGAGATGCCCAGTACATCATTAAAGTTTTAAAAAACAAGGGTATATCTTTGGCGATAATTACGGATGGTAATTATGTGAGTCAAGAGAATAAGATAAGGAGCCTAAACCTAGCAAGCTATTTTGATTTAATCGTTTATACTGATAAATTTGGGAAAGAATATTGGAAGCCACATCCACGAGCTTATAAATTAGTTCTCGATTACTTTAAAGTAAAATCCTACGAAGCCTGCTACATTGGTGACAACCCGATAAAGGATTTTATTGCTCCCAATAAACTTGGGATGCAAACATACCAGATTATTAGGAGTAGTGGACTATATTCAAAGTTTACGCCGCCTAACGAAGGCAAACCTAATAAAGTCATATATTCTCTTGAGGAATTAGAGGAGTTAATACTATAAGATGTGTGCATTCCGGAGGATAATTTTATAATGAGAAAAATCATGGCTTTTACAGCCACAAGGGCCGAATATGGTTTGCTTAAACCAATTTTAAGAGGTATCAAACAGTCACCCAAACTAGAATTGTCTTTGGTCGTAGCTGGAGAGCATTTAGTGCAGTGGAAAGGTAATACCATAAATGAAATTAAAAGAGATGGATTTAATATAAGTGAAATAATTAATAGTTCTTTGGCTTCAGACAGAACAGAAGCCATTATTAAATCAGTTGGACTGACTACGATTTTACTTTCTGATACCATAAGAAAAGTGGAACCCGATTTTTTATTGTTATTAGGTGATAGATATGAGCTATTTGCTCCTGCTATA
It encodes the following:
- a CDS encoding LegC family aminotransferase — translated: MQEIKIPLDWPNISELERDYILKALASGYVSSAGPLVREFEQRFAAYLGIRHAVAVVNGTAGLHLALKLLGIGPGDEVIVPALTFIATVNPVVYAGARPVVVDVDPWTWNIDPAAIEKTITKHTRAIIPVHLYGNPADMDAILGLAREYGLYVIEDATEALGSTYKGKKAGTFGHIGVFSFNGNKIITTGGGGMLVTEDPELARRARILVNQGREPGETEYEHKEIGFNYRLTNLQAALGLAQLERLPEFLATKRRNAAIYRRDLYNVSGISWQQELPGAESNWWLFSILVDKKKYGLDKLELMQYLRKEGIQIRPLFKPLNWQQCYRAYNFNHCPIAEALYMSGLNLPSASSLREKDIMYVIRSIKI
- a CDS encoding ATP-grasp domain-containing protein; this encodes MNILFTSAGRRVELIKLFQEVQEVDRVIAVDIGNTAPTLYCADKGFVIPKEGSDNYLDVLLEICRKYNIHMIIPLFDLELPFLSKLKETFHKEGVVVLISSPHVIEICLDKLQTAKFFNEHQIPTPLTYTPEDFLSRDIQGFDGQFIVKPRFGSSGKGVNKCNTKEEINYFIRQNETYIIQEFIRGYEVTLDVLCDFKGNCISIVPRKRLKVRGGEVERAVTIEAPNLLKITQEIVSKLNAVGPINIQCFITEQGPVFTEINPRFGGGYPLSYHAGADFPKMIVKMALGEKIAPRIGIYRRNLYMLRYDTAIYKGEDELIDQSCYL
- a CDS encoding HAD family hydrolase; translated protein: MIKVAIFDLDDTLYNELDFVKSGYLAVAREISRYVGMKTEDIYLDIWALYYENKEFVFDRLLKLYGINNQYSPEMLLHLYRNHKSNIKLFRDAQYIIKVLKNKGISLAIITDGNYVSQENKIRSLNLASYFDLIVYTDKFGKEYWKPHPRAYKLVLDYFKVKSYEACYIGDNPIKDFIAPNKLGMQTYQIIRSSGLYSKFTPPNEGKPNKVIYSLEELEELIL